Proteins from one Bradyrhizobium roseum genomic window:
- a CDS encoding GFA family protein, with amino-acid sequence MVNVTGGCHCGAVRYEIAGEPIVHALCHCTDCRRHAGAPMVGWTMVPQDALKVTKGSPKVYQSSEHGRRQFCADCGTGLFYINENVLPGIVDIQSGTYDNPDAVPATVHIQTAERLRWMEHAHELPSFERYPPQA; translated from the coding sequence ATGGTCAACGTCACCGGCGGCTGTCACTGCGGCGCTGTCCGCTACGAGATCGCGGGCGAGCCGATCGTTCACGCGCTATGTCACTGCACCGATTGCCGCCGCCACGCCGGTGCGCCGATGGTCGGCTGGACCATGGTTCCGCAGGACGCGCTCAAGGTGACCAAGGGGTCACCGAAGGTCTATCAATCCTCCGAACACGGCCGGCGGCAGTTTTGCGCCGACTGCGGCACCGGACTGTTCTACATCAATGAGAACGTGCTGCCCGGTATCGTCGATATCCAGAGCGGCACCTACGATAATCCCGATGCCGTTCCGGCGACGGTCCATATCCAGACTGCAGAGCGGTTGCGCTGGATGGAACATGCCCACGAACTGCCGAGCTTCGAGCGCTACCCGCCGCAGGCCTAG
- a CDS encoding M20 aminoacylase family protein, with the protein MPIVNRVAEFQPDIQAWRRDIHEHPELLYDVHRTAALVADRLREFGCDEVITGIGRTGVVGVIKGNRPTGGGDVKVIGLRADMDALPIEEATDLSYASKTKGLMHACGHDGHTAMLLGAARYLAETRNFAGKAVVIFQPAEEGGAGAVAMIEDGLMDRFGIEQVYGMHNGPGIPVGSFALRPGPIMAGGDAVSIEIEGLGGHAAQPHKSIDSVLVGAQLITALQSIVSRSVDPLESAVISICEFHAGNARNVIPHTATLAGTVRTLDGEVRNMVERRVRDVVAGVAQATGAKIDLTYKRGYPVTVNHAGQTEVATRAARDIAGNANVQEMAPLMAGEDFAYMLEQRPGALIFCGNGDSAGLHHPAYNFNDEALVYGTSYWIRLVENTLAA; encoded by the coding sequence ATGCCCATCGTCAACCGTGTCGCCGAGTTTCAACCCGATATCCAGGCCTGGCGCCGGGATATCCATGAACACCCGGAGCTGCTCTACGACGTTCACCGCACTGCGGCATTGGTGGCGGACCGGCTGCGAGAATTCGGCTGCGACGAGGTGATCACCGGCATCGGCCGTACCGGTGTCGTCGGTGTTATCAAAGGCAACCGGCCCACCGGCGGAGGCGACGTGAAGGTCATCGGGCTGCGGGCGGATATGGACGCGCTGCCGATCGAGGAGGCGACCGATCTGTCCTACGCTTCCAAGACCAAGGGCCTGATGCACGCCTGTGGTCATGACGGCCACACCGCCATGCTGCTGGGGGCGGCACGCTATCTCGCCGAGACCCGCAATTTCGCAGGCAAAGCCGTCGTGATCTTCCAGCCGGCCGAGGAGGGGGGCGCCGGAGCGGTGGCGATGATCGAGGACGGTCTGATGGACCGTTTCGGCATCGAGCAGGTTTACGGCATGCATAACGGTCCGGGCATTCCGGTCGGTTCTTTCGCCCTTCGGCCCGGTCCGATCATGGCCGGCGGCGATGCGGTCTCAATCGAGATCGAGGGGCTTGGCGGGCACGCCGCGCAGCCGCACAAGAGTATCGATTCCGTTCTCGTCGGCGCGCAGTTGATCACGGCGCTGCAATCGATCGTGTCGCGCAGCGTCGATCCGCTGGAATCGGCGGTCATTTCCATCTGCGAGTTTCACGCCGGCAATGCCCGCAACGTGATCCCGCACACCGCCACGCTGGCCGGCACGGTTCGCACCCTGGATGGCGAGGTGCGGAACATGGTGGAGCGGCGGGTCCGCGATGTGGTCGCGGGTGTCGCGCAGGCCACGGGTGCCAAAATCGATTTGACCTACAAACGCGGCTACCCGGTCACGGTCAATCATGCCGGGCAGACCGAGGTCGCGACACGGGCCGCCCGCGACATCGCCGGCAATGCCAACGTGCAGGAGATGGCGCCGCTGATGGCCGGCGAGGATTTCGCCTACATGCTGGAGCAACGGCCGGGCGCGCTGATCTTTTGCGGCAATGGCGACAGCGCAGGGCTGCATCACCCTGCTTACAATTTCAACGACGAGGCGCTGGTCTACGGCACCTCGTACTGGATCAGGCTGGTCGAGAACACGCTGGCCGCATGA
- a CDS encoding putative DNA modification/repair radical SAM protein, whose protein sequence is MDVQRKLEILADAAKYDASCASSGTEKRDSSDGKGLGSTAPGMGICHSYAPDGRCISLLKVLLTNACNYDCLYCVNRTSSNVPRARFTVDEVVQLTIDFYRRNYIEGLFLSSGIIRSADYTMEQVVSVARKLREEHRFRGYIHLKTIPEADDALIAEAGKYADRLSINIEMPEENSLAKFAPEKDVRAIRRTMGRLRLKLDETKENVRTATKTKPPRFAPAGQSTQMIIGADAASDKTILDTSANLYGSYRLKRVYYSAFSPIPDASRALPLVSPPLIREHRLYQADWLMRFYGFDADEIVDETKGMLSLDIDPKLAWALRHRDRFPLDVATASREDLLRVPGFGTKAVDRIIATRRLTSIRVADLARLHIPQKKALPFIVLSDHRPSLHLLDGAGLAERFKPKATQLGFGF, encoded by the coding sequence ATGGATGTGCAACGCAAGCTGGAGATCCTGGCGGATGCCGCGAAATACGACGCTTCCTGCGCCTCCTCGGGCACCGAGAAGCGGGATTCCAGCGACGGCAAGGGCCTCGGCTCGACCGCGCCGGGCATGGGCATCTGCCATTCCTACGCGCCGGATGGCCGCTGCATCTCGCTGCTGAAAGTGCTGCTCACCAACGCCTGCAATTACGATTGCTTATATTGCGTCAACCGTACGTCCTCGAACGTACCGCGCGCGCGCTTCACGGTCGACGAGGTGGTGCAGCTGACGATCGACTTCTATCGCCGCAACTACATCGAGGGATTGTTTCTCTCCTCCGGCATCATCCGCAGCGCCGATTACACCATGGAGCAGGTGGTAAGCGTCGCACGAAAATTGCGCGAGGAGCATCGCTTCCGCGGCTACATCCACCTCAAGACCATCCCTGAGGCCGACGACGCGCTGATCGCGGAAGCCGGTAAATATGCCGACCGACTTTCCATCAACATCGAAATGCCGGAAGAAAACAGCCTGGCCAAATTCGCGCCGGAAAAGGACGTGCGCGCGATCCGCCGCACCATGGGCCGTCTGCGCCTGAAGCTCGACGAAACCAAAGAGAACGTCAGGACCGCGACGAAGACAAAGCCGCCGCGGTTCGCGCCTGCCGGCCAGAGCACACAGATGATCATCGGCGCGGATGCGGCCAGCGACAAGACCATCCTCGACACCAGCGCCAATCTCTACGGCTCCTACCGGCTCAAGCGCGTGTATTATTCGGCCTTCAGCCCGATCCCCGATGCCAGCCGCGCGCTGCCGCTGGTTTCGCCGCCGCTCATTCGCGAGCACCGGCTCTACCAGGCCGACTGGCTGATGCGGTTTTACGGTTTCGACGCCGACGAGATCGTGGATGAGACCAAAGGCATGCTGTCGCTCGACATCGACCCCAAGCTGGCCTGGGCGCTGCGCCACCGCGACCGCTTTCCGCTCGATGTCGCCACCGCCAGTCGCGAAGATCTGTTGCGGGTGCCGGGGTTCGGCACCAAGGCGGTCGACCGCATCATCGCCACGCGCCGCCTGACCTCGATCCGGGTCGCCGATCTGGCGCGGCTGCATATTCCGCAAAAGAAGGCGCTGCCATTCATCGTGCTCAGCGACCACCGGCCGTCGCTGCATCTGCTCGATGGTGCTGGTTTGGCGGAAAGATTCAAGCCGAAAGCAACGCAATTGGGATTTGGGTTTTGA
- a CDS encoding UdgX family uracil-DNA binding protein (This protein belongs to the uracil DNA glycosylase superfamily, members of which act in excision repair of DNA. However, it belongs more specifically to UdgX branch, whose founding member was found to bind uracil in DNA (where it does not belong), without cleaving it, appears to promote DNA repair by a pathway involving RecA, rather than base excision.), with amino-acid sequence MHIIPLDHETDFHGWRKAARALALNDVKPSDVSWTIAGNAPELFAPTALPLEPPHGTFNVSSRFVELAKIAILHRNPQRFALLYRLLWRLRSNHDLLDIATDPDVAEIAAMAKAVRRDEHKMHAFVRFREIGREHKSHYVAWFEPEHHIVELAAPFFARRFADMPWSILTPDLCAHWDGHAVSITPGVAKSEAPTADRLEETWRSYYASIFNPARLKVKAMRNEMPKKYWRNLPEASLIKPLIEGAARSTSAMITNAATEPHKAQKRLDLSKGNDEGNDMPPKHDGDDIETLREEAADCRACPLYKDATQTVFGEGPPTARIMLVGEQPGDKEDLAGKPFVGPAGQMLDRALQEAGIDRRTVYVTNAVKHFKFVPRGKIRLHQKPNTAEIRACRPWYVRELTAIKPELVVAMGATAAQSVLGKITPINKNRGSLIHLDDGTRALVTVHPSYLLRLPDAEAKAHEYERFVQDLRIAADLLRKSADAA; translated from the coding sequence ATGCACATCATCCCCCTCGACCACGAAACAGATTTCCACGGCTGGCGAAAGGCGGCACGCGCGCTGGCGCTGAACGACGTAAAACCCTCAGACGTAAGCTGGACCATCGCCGGCAATGCGCCCGAACTGTTTGCGCCGACGGCGCTGCCGCTCGAGCCGCCCCATGGCACCTTCAATGTATCGTCCAGATTCGTTGAACTAGCGAAGATAGCGATCCTGCATCGAAATCCGCAACGGTTCGCCCTGCTATACCGGCTGCTGTGGCGGCTGCGCAGCAACCATGATTTGCTCGATATCGCGACCGATCCCGATGTCGCAGAGATTGCCGCAATGGCAAAGGCCGTGCGCCGCGACGAGCACAAGATGCACGCCTTCGTCCGCTTCCGCGAAATCGGCCGCGAGCACAAATCGCACTACGTCGCCTGGTTCGAACCGGAGCACCATATCGTCGAACTCGCCGCGCCGTTCTTCGCGCGACGGTTCGCCGATATGCCCTGGTCGATCCTGACGCCGGATCTCTGCGCGCATTGGGACGGCCATGCGGTCTCGATCACACCGGGTGTCGCCAAGTCGGAAGCGCCCACCGCCGACCGACTGGAAGAAACCTGGCGCAGCTACTACGCCTCGATCTTCAACCCGGCCCGGCTGAAGGTTAAGGCGATGCGCAACGAGATGCCGAAGAAGTATTGGAGGAACCTGCCGGAGGCCTCGTTGATTAAACCCCTGATCGAAGGCGCGGCACGTAGCACAAGCGCAATGATCACCAATGCGGCGACCGAGCCGCATAAGGCGCAGAAGCGACTGGATCTGTCCAAAGGAAACGACGAGGGAAACGATATGCCTCCCAAGCACGACGGCGACGACATCGAAACGTTGCGCGAGGAAGCCGCCGATTGCCGCGCCTGTCCCCTCTACAAGGATGCCACCCAGACCGTATTCGGCGAAGGCCCGCCCACTGCACGGATCATGCTGGTGGGCGAGCAGCCGGGCGACAAGGAAGACCTCGCCGGAAAACCGTTCGTCGGGCCCGCCGGGCAAATGCTGGATCGTGCGCTGCAAGAAGCCGGGATCGACCGCCGCACCGTCTACGTCACCAATGCGGTGAAGCATTTCAAGTTCGTGCCACGCGGAAAAATCCGCCTGCACCAGAAGCCGAACACGGCGGAAATCAGGGCGTGCCGGCCATGGTACGTGCGCGAACTCACCGCAATCAAGCCCGAACTGGTGGTGGCGATGGGCGCCACCGCAGCGCAAAGCGTTCTGGGGAAAATCACGCCAATCAACAAAAATCGCGGCAGCCTGATCCATCTCGATGATGGAACCCGGGCGCTGGTGACGGTGCATCCGTCCTACCTGTTGCGCTTGCCCGATGCCGAAGCCAAGGCCCACGAATACGAGCGCTTCGTGCAGGATCTCAGAATCGCCGCCGACCTGCTGCGAAAATCAGCAGATGCGGCCTGA
- a CDS encoding GMC family oxidoreductase, whose product MPQRLEGDFDYIVVGAGTAGCIMANRLSADPKKRVLLLEAGGNDNWIWFHIPVGYLFAIGNPRSDWMFRTEAEPGLNGRSLAYPRGKVIGGCSAINAMISMRGQAADYDHWRQLGLTGWGYDDVLPLFRRLEDHFLGESEHHGAGGGWRIEAPRLSWDILDAVGDAAEEMGIKRIPDFNTGNNEGTSYFHVNQKRGRRWSSARGFLKPVLNRGNLRLEKNVLVDRLMVENGRAVGVRFMQDGEAVEARTRGEVLLCAGSIGSTQVLHRTGIGPADWLSPLGIDVVLDKPGVGRNLQDHLQQRAIYQVSGVRTLNETYYNLLRRGLMGLDYAFRRRGPLTMAPSQLGIFTRSDPRRERANIQFHVQPLSLDKFGDPLHRFPAITVSACNLQPTSRGTVRIRSAKPDEAPSIAPNYLSTDDDRQVAADAIRTTRKLMKQKRLERYHPQEYLPGPAVGDDDASLAQAAGDIGTTIFHPVGTAKMGTAGDPMAVVDERLKFYGIGGLRVVDASVMPTITSGNTNTPTAMIAEKGATMILEDARA is encoded by the coding sequence ATGCCGCAAAGGCTCGAAGGCGATTTCGACTATATCGTGGTCGGCGCGGGTACCGCCGGTTGCATCATGGCCAACCGGCTGTCGGCCGATCCGAAAAAACGCGTGCTGCTGCTGGAAGCCGGCGGCAACGACAACTGGATCTGGTTTCATATCCCGGTCGGCTACCTCTTCGCGATCGGCAATCCACGTTCGGACTGGATGTTCAGGACCGAAGCGGAGCCCGGGCTCAACGGTCGGTCACTGGCCTACCCACGCGGCAAGGTGATCGGCGGGTGTTCCGCCATCAACGCCATGATCTCGATGCGGGGTCAGGCCGCCGATTACGATCACTGGCGCCAGCTTGGCTTGACCGGCTGGGGTTACGACGATGTACTGCCGCTGTTCCGACGGCTGGAAGATCATTTCCTGGGCGAGAGCGAACATCACGGTGCCGGCGGGGGCTGGCGGATCGAAGCGCCACGGCTGTCCTGGGACATCCTCGACGCCGTCGGCGACGCCGCCGAGGAAATGGGCATCAAGCGCATTCCCGATTTCAACACCGGCAACAATGAAGGCACCAGCTATTTCCACGTCAACCAGAAGCGCGGCCGCCGCTGGTCGTCGGCGCGCGGCTTCCTCAAGCCGGTGCTGAACCGTGGCAATCTGCGACTGGAAAAGAACGTGCTGGTCGACCGGCTGATGGTCGAGAACGGCCGCGCCGTCGGCGTGCGCTTCATGCAAGATGGCGAGGCGGTCGAGGCGCGCACCAGAGGCGAAGTCCTTCTGTGCGCCGGATCGATCGGCTCGACCCAGGTGCTGCACCGGACCGGCATCGGGCCTGCTGACTGGCTGTCGCCGCTGGGCATCGATGTCGTGCTCGACAAACCAGGCGTCGGCCGCAATCTGCAGGACCATCTGCAGCAGCGTGCGATCTACCAGGTTTCTGGCGTGCGCACGTTGAACGAGACCTATTATAACCTGCTCCGGCGCGGCCTGATGGGGCTCGACTACGCCTTCCGCCGCCGTGGCCCGCTGACCATGGCGCCATCGCAGCTCGGCATTTTCACCCGCTCCGATCCACGCCGCGAGCGCGCCAATATCCAGTTCCACGTCCAGCCGCTGTCGCTGGATAAGTTCGGCGATCCCCTGCATCGTTTTCCCGCCATCACCGTCAGCGCCTGCAATCTGCAGCCGACCTCGCGCGGCACCGTGCGCATCCGCTCCGCAAAACCGGACGAGGCGCCGTCGATCGCGCCGAATTACCTCTCGACCGACGACGACCGCCAGGTGGCGGCCGATGCCATCCGCACCACGCGGAAACTGATGAAGCAGAAGCGGCTGGAGCGCTATCATCCGCAGGAATATCTGCCCGGTCCCGCCGTCGGCGACGACGATGCGTCGCTGGCGCAAGCGGCCGGCGATATCGGCACCACGATCTTCCATCCCGTGGGGACGGCGAAGATGGGAACGGCGGGCGATCCGATGGCTGTCGTGGATGAGCGCCTGAAATTCTACGGCATCGGCGGCCTGCGTGTCGTCGACGCCTCGGTGATGCCGACGATTACGTCGGGCAATACCAACACGCCGACGGCGATGATCGCGGAAAAAGGGGCGACGATGATCCTCGAGGATGCGCGCGCTTGA
- a CDS encoding DUF2147 domain-containing protein: protein MLHCPKTIARTIVYSGVFLATGVNAALAADPTGDWKVADGVANIRVAQCSGNMWGVVAWEKTPGGKDKNNPDAAKQSRPTLGMPILIDMKKKAGVDSWEGQVYNAKDGQLYSSTIKPVGTDQLEIQGCVLGFLCGGETWTRVGPPIPSSPANSMAKGAPKGPPGAAPKTAAPPAPAPVAPKTTGAANPAPASPTPSSSAPAPKAAPAQKQAAAQPAQPADIGDICLLPDIARFAH, encoded by the coding sequence ATGTTGCACTGCCCAAAAACTATCGCGCGTACAATAGTTTATTCGGGAGTTTTTTTAGCCACAGGTGTTAACGCTGCGCTCGCTGCCGACCCCACCGGTGACTGGAAAGTAGCCGATGGCGTTGCCAACATTCGCGTCGCCCAATGTAGCGGCAATATGTGGGGCGTGGTTGCTTGGGAAAAGACACCGGGCGGCAAGGACAAGAACAACCCGGACGCCGCCAAGCAGAGCCGGCCGACGCTCGGCATGCCGATCCTGATCGACATGAAGAAGAAGGCCGGCGTCGATTCCTGGGAAGGCCAAGTCTACAACGCCAAGGACGGACAGCTCTACAGCTCGACGATCAAGCCGGTCGGCACCGACCAACTCGAGATTCAGGGCTGCGTGCTCGGGTTCTTGTGTGGCGGTGAAACCTGGACGCGCGTTGGACCGCCGATTCCCTCGAGCCCCGCCAACAGCATGGCCAAGGGAGCGCCGAAGGGCCCGCCCGGCGCCGCGCCCAAAACTGCGGCGCCTCCTGCGCCCGCGCCGGTCGCACCGAAGACCACGGGTGCAGCCAATCCGGCGCCTGCAAGTCCCACACCCTCAAGTTCCGCACCCGCGCCGAAGGCCGCGCCCGCTCAGAAGCAGGCGGCTGCCCA
- a CDS encoding alpha/beta fold hydrolase has product MTNPQRFSIGPDGQRIALARWGEEDSRKPPALLMHGTGFVAEVWDDIGRLLASDYTVYAFDRRGHGESHKPAADRYHFLDFAEDVCIAVEALGLSDIYGIGHSAGATDLLLAAKLRPGRFSRLFVVEPTVMDPRAARAGGLSDFATGAVQSVLRRQPEFENAETVFQRYQAAPAFADWTTSSLKAYIQNGFAVQQDGRVRLRCTPEMESAMLRPIFEAMEQVYSGDARGNPFAGLSEIACPVRIAITEKSWPIYKEMASRAAALLPTASQWTFEGVGHCVGQEDPELLLDALRIFAARDR; this is encoded by the coding sequence TTGACGAACCCGCAGCGCTTCTCGATCGGACCTGACGGCCAACGGATTGCACTCGCACGATGGGGCGAGGAAGATTCGCGCAAGCCGCCTGCACTTCTGATGCACGGCACCGGCTTCGTCGCCGAGGTCTGGGATGACATCGGCCGCCTACTTGCGTCCGACTATACCGTCTATGCATTCGATCGCCGCGGCCACGGCGAGAGCCACAAGCCGGCCGCCGATCGCTACCACTTCCTGGATTTCGCCGAGGACGTTTGCATCGCGGTTGAGGCGCTCGGTCTTTCCGACATCTACGGCATCGGACACAGCGCCGGTGCGACCGACCTGCTGCTCGCCGCGAAGCTCCGCCCCGGACGCTTCTCCCGCCTGTTCGTGGTCGAACCGACCGTGATGGATCCACGCGCGGCCCGTGCCGGCGGATTGAGCGATTTCGCCACCGGCGCGGTACAAAGCGTGCTGCGGCGCCAGCCCGAGTTCGAGAACGCGGAAACCGTCTTCCAGCGCTACCAGGCTGCACCGGCGTTTGCGGACTGGACCACATCGTCACTCAAGGCCTACATCCAGAACGGTTTCGCCGTGCAACAAGACGGCCGCGTGCGACTGCGCTGCACACCGGAAATGGAATCGGCGATGCTACGTCCGATCTTCGAAGCCATGGAGCAGGTCTACAGCGGCGATGCGCGCGGCAACCCGTTTGCCGGGCTATCCGAGATCGCCTGCCCGGTTCGCATTGCGATCACGGAAAAATCCTGGCCCATCTATAAAGAGATGGCATCACGTGCCGCGGCGCTGCTTCCGACGGCGAGCCAATGGACGTTCGAAGGGGTCGGTCACTGCGTCGGGCAGGAGGATCCAGAACTCCTGCTGGATGCCTTGCGAATATTCGCGGCAAGAGACCGCTAG
- the hpnO gene encoding aminobacteriohopanetriol synthase HpnO — translation MPSSYLDVSGLFVERQAQRSSMHARHLNEQLVRVLKTIGYDVGFQRGQGQYLFDRDDARYLDLLSGFGVFAIGRNHPALREALKSVLDSDFPNLVQLDVSTLAGVLAERLLEHVPYLDKVFFANSGAETVEAAIKFARGATGRPGIVSCSHSFHGLSYGALSLMDDANFRSGFEPLLPGCTQIPFNDLAALEQALSSRQVAAFIVEPIQGKGVNMPTDEFLPGAAALCKKYGSIFIADEIQTGIGRTGKFLAVEHWNVEPDMVLLAKALSGGHVPVGALLTRKSIFDKIFNQMDRAVVHGSTFAKNDLAMAAGIATLDVIKQERLVEQAARRGAELRLALTRMVPGYELLKEVRGKGLMIGIEFGPPKSLKLKASWNLLETANKGLFCQLITVPLFKEHKILTQVSGHASHTIKLLPPLVITEEDCSWIEKSFDDVIAASHKVPGAIWSLGKTLVDNAVRKSA, via the coding sequence ATGCCAAGTTCATATCTAGACGTTTCCGGGCTGTTTGTTGAGCGGCAAGCGCAGCGCAGTTCCATGCATGCACGCCACCTCAACGAGCAACTCGTCCGTGTGCTGAAAACCATCGGCTACGATGTTGGGTTTCAGAGGGGTCAAGGTCAATACCTGTTCGATCGGGACGACGCCCGCTATCTCGATCTACTGAGCGGATTTGGCGTTTTTGCGATTGGCCGCAATCATCCGGCGCTGCGCGAGGCGCTTAAAAGCGTGCTCGACAGCGATTTTCCCAATTTGGTTCAACTTGACGTGTCCACGCTCGCCGGCGTGTTGGCGGAACGCCTGCTGGAACATGTGCCATATCTGGACAAGGTGTTCTTTGCCAATTCCGGCGCGGAAACCGTCGAGGCTGCGATCAAGTTCGCGCGCGGCGCGACCGGTCGCCCCGGCATCGTCTCCTGCTCGCATTCGTTCCATGGTCTATCATATGGCGCACTTTCGCTGATGGACGATGCGAACTTCCGCAGCGGGTTCGAGCCGCTGCTGCCGGGATGCACGCAAATCCCGTTCAACGATCTCGCAGCCCTCGAGCAGGCGTTGTCGTCGCGTCAGGTCGCGGCCTTTATCGTCGAACCGATCCAGGGCAAGGGCGTCAACATGCCCACCGATGAATTTCTGCCGGGCGCCGCCGCGCTGTGCAAGAAATACGGCTCTATCTTCATTGCCGACGAAATCCAGACCGGCATCGGCCGCACCGGAAAATTTCTCGCCGTCGAGCACTGGAATGTCGAACCCGACATGGTGCTGTTGGCGAAGGCGCTGTCGGGCGGTCATGTTCCGGTGGGCGCGCTGCTGACGCGCAAAAGTATCTTCGACAAGATATTCAACCAGATGGATCGCGCGGTCGTGCACGGCTCGACCTTTGCGAAAAACGATCTGGCAATGGCCGCGGGCATCGCCACGCTTGATGTCATCAAGCAGGAGCGACTGGTCGAGCAGGCAGCGCGGCGAGGCGCCGAGCTTCGTCTCGCGTTGACGCGGATGGTGCCCGGCTATGAATTGCTGAAGGAAGTGCGCGGCAAGGGACTGATGATCGGCATCGAGTTCGGTCCGCCCAAATCGCTGAAGCTGAAGGCGTCGTGGAATCTGCTGGAGACCGCGAACAAGGGCCTGTTTTGCCAGCTCATCACCGTGCCGCTGTTCAAGGAGCACAAGATCCTGACGCAGGTGTCCGGTCACGCCAGTCACACCATCAAGCTGCTGCCGCCGCTCGTGATCACGGAAGAAGACTGCAGCTGGATCGAAAAGTCGTTCGACGACGTGATCGCCGCCAGCCACAAGGTCCCCGGCGCGATCTGGTCGCTCGGCAAGACGCTGGTCGACAACGCGGTGCGCAAGTCGGCGTAG
- a CDS encoding M20 aminoacylase family protein, which translates to MPIVNRVADLQPDIQAWRRDIHENPELLYEVHRTAAFVADRLREFGCDEVATGLGKTGVVGVIKGKQPGKGEIKVIGLRADMDALPIEEATNLPHASKTPGLMHACGHDGHTAMLLGAARYLAETRNFAGDAVVIFQPAEEGGAGADAMIKDGLMDRFGIEQVYGMHNGPGIPVGSFAIRSGPVMAATDSIDIRIEGLGGHAARPNKCIDSVLVGSQLITALQSIVSRTIDPLDSAVISICEFHAGNARNVIPQTAELRGTVRTLTPEVRELVEKRVREVCEGVAKMTGAKVDLVYERGYPVTKNHADQTDFATQVAKEVAGAQNVHDMPPLMGAEDFAYMLEARPGAFIFCGNGDSAGLHHPAYDFNDEAIVYGTSYWIKLVENKLAAA; encoded by the coding sequence ATGCCCATCGTCAACCGCGTCGCCGATCTGCAACCCGATATTCAGGCCTGGCGCCGCGATATCCATGAAAACCCCGAACTGCTCTATGAGGTCCATCGCACCGCGGCATTCGTGGCCGATCGCCTGCGCGAATTCGGCTGCGACGAGGTCGCTACCGGGCTCGGCAAGACCGGCGTCGTCGGCGTCATCAAGGGCAAGCAGCCCGGCAAGGGCGAGATCAAGGTGATCGGGCTTCGCGCCGACATGGATGCGCTGCCGATCGAGGAAGCCACCAATCTGCCCCATGCCTCCAAGACCCCGGGCCTGATGCATGCCTGCGGCCATGACGGCCACACCGCGATGCTGTTGGGTGCAGCGCGGTATCTCGCCGAGACCCGGAATTTCGCCGGCGATGCGGTCGTGATCTTCCAGCCGGCCGAGGAGGGCGGGGCAGGCGCCGACGCCATGATCAAGGACGGGCTGATGGACCGCTTCGGCATCGAGCAGGTCTATGGCATGCATAACGGCCCGGGGATTCCGGTTGGCTCTTTTGCCATCCGCTCCGGCCCTGTCATGGCCGCGACCGACTCGATCGACATCAGGATTGAAGGGCTCGGCGGCCACGCCGCGCGTCCCAACAAGTGCATCGATTCCGTCCTTGTCGGCTCGCAATTGATCACCGCGCTGCAGTCGATCGTCTCGCGAACCATCGATCCACTGGACTCTGCCGTGATCTCGATCTGCGAGTTCCATGCCGGTAATGCCCGCAACGTGATCCCGCAGACCGCCGAACTGCGCGGCACGGTGCGGACGCTGACCCCGGAAGTCCGCGAACTGGTCGAGAAGCGGGTTCGCGAGGTGTGCGAGGGCGTCGCCAAGATGACCGGCGCCAAGGTCGATCTGGTCTACGAGCGCGGCTATCCCGTGACCAAGAACCATGCCGACCAGACCGACTTCGCCACGCAGGTGGCCAAGGAAGTAGCCGGTGCCCAGAACGTCCATGACATGCCGCCGCTGATGGGCGCAGAAGATTTCGCATACATGCTGGAAGCGCGGCCGGGCGCCTTCATCTTTTGCGGCAATGGCGACAGCGCAGGCCTCCATCACCCCGCCTATGATTTCAACGACGAGGCGATCGTCTACGGCACCTCGTACTGGATCAAGCTGGTCGAGAACAAGCTGGCCGCGGCGTAA